A genomic segment from Nyctibius grandis isolate bNycGra1 chromosome W unlocalized genomic scaffold, bNycGra1.pri SUPER_W_unloc_2, whole genome shotgun sequence encodes:
- the ONECUT2 gene encoding one cut domain family member 2 → MNPEMAMEPLGSLHGAAGHEPELMGSPSPHHGGRGAGPLRVPPPPPPPPPPHQELAPAAARPAMVSSMASLLDGAAEYRPELSIPLHHAMSMPCESSPPGMGMSSTYTTLTPLQPLPPISTVSDKFHHPHAHPHAHHHHHHQRLSGNVSGSFALMRDERGLPAVNNLYGPYKEMPGMGQSLSPLGNGLGPLHNAQQGLHGYGPPGHDKMLSPNFDAHAAMLARGDQHLSRGLGTPPAMMPHLNGMHHPAHPGHPPPHGPALPAGRERPPSSSSGSQVSGSGQLEEINTKEVAQRITAELKRYSIPQAIFAQRVLCRSQGTLSDLLRNPKPWSKLKSGRETFRRMWKWLQEPEFQRMSALRLAACKRKEQEPNKERNNSQKKSRLVFTDLQRRTLFAIFKENKRPSKEMQITISQQLGLELTTVSNFFMNARRRSLEKWQDDLSSGGSSSAPSTCTKV, encoded by the exons ATGAACCCCGAGATGGCGATGGAGCCGCTGGGCAGCCTGCACGGGGCGGCCGGCCATGAGCCCGAGCTgatgggcagccccagcccgcaCCACGGCGGCCGCGGCGCCGGGCCGCTCCGGgtgcccccgccgccgccgccgccgccgccgccgcaccaGGAGctggcccccgccgccgcccggccggcCATGGTGTCCAGCATGGCCTCGCTGCTGGACGGCGCCGCCGAGTACCGCCCCGAGCTCTCCATCCCGCTGCACCACGCCATGAGCATGCCCTGCGAGTCCTCGCCGCCCGGCATGGGCATGAGCAGCACCTACACCACCCTGACGCCACTCCAGCCCCTGCCGCCCATCTCCACCGTCTCCGACAAGTTCCACCACCCGCACGCCCACCCGCAcgcccaccaccaccaccaccaccagcgcCTCTCGGGCAACGTCAGCGGCAGCTTCGCCCTCATGCGGGACGAGCGCGGGCTGCCCGCCGTCAACAACCTCTACGGGCCCTACAAGGAGATGCCCGGCATGGGGCAGAGCCTCTCGCCGCTGGGCAACGGGCTGGGCCCCCTCCACAACGCCCAGCAGGGCCTCCACGGCTACGGGCCGCCCGGCCACGACAAGATGCTGAGCCCCAACTTCGACGCCCACGCGGCCATGCTGGCGCGGGGGGACCAGCACCTCTCGCGGGGGCTGGGGACGCCCCCCGCCATGATGCCCCACCTGAACGGCATGCACCACCCCGCGCACCCGGGCCACCCGCCGCCCCACGGGCCCGCGCTGCCCGCCGGCCGGGAGCggccgccctcctcctcctccggctCGCAGGTGAGCGGCTcggggcagctggaggagatCAACACCAAAGAAGTGGCACAAAGGATCACGGCGGAGCTGAAGCGCTACAGCATCCCGCAGGCCATCTTCGCCCAGCGGGTGCTGTGCCGCTCTCAGGGGACCCTCTCGGACTTGCTGCGGAACCCTAAGCCTTGGAGTAAACTCAAGTCCGGCCGGGAGACCTTCCGGAGGATGTGGAAGTGGCTGCAGGAGCCGGAGTTCCAAAGGATGTCGGCCCTGCGGCTGGCAG CCTGCAAACGCAAGGAGCAAGAGCCCAACAAGGAGCGGAACAACTCCCAGAAGAAATCCCGCCTGGTTTTCACGGACCTCCAGCGCCGGACGCTGTTCGCCATCTTCAAGGAGAACAAGCGCCCCTCCAAGGAAATGCAGATCACCATCTCCCAGCAGCTGGGCCTGGAGCTCACCACCGTCAGCAACTTCTTCATGAACGCCCGGCGGCGCAGCCTGGAGAAGTGGCAGGATGACCTGAGCTCCGGGGGCTCCTCCTCGGCCCCCAGCACCTGCACCAAGGTGTGA